In the Nitrospirota bacterium genome, one interval contains:
- a CDS encoding proteasome accessory factor PafA2 family protein: MRLFGIETEYGITREDQDLVDPVVESMELVRAHLTASFERRWDYGGEDPHEDARGFRVSGLQQDKEEDEFAKVDAHRPFSFHEMKSDLVLPNGARFYNDHTHPEYSTPECRTLLALLAHDRAGERIVQRAAERRNHALGGAYVQLYKNNTDFHGHSYGCHDNYLVSRSIPFPSLTAGLLPFLVSRQVIAGAGKVGVEGQESGFVPGQYQLSQRADFMETDLSVDTMHNRPILNTRDEPHAARDKYRRLHLIIGDANMCEYSTALKVGTTQLVLELIARNAVPVVELEHPVTAVTQLSRDQNLKATVRQKNGSSITGLDIQEQYYLAAKKHLAGVDQETDWILHEWAATLRLLTGDRRQLVGRIDWVTKLWLLETFMQEERIGWNDPWLASLDLEYHNMNPDRGLLLGLEAEGKAWRMTSEQDVDSALATGPADTRAGIRGLCIRRFPDQIKSMQWERIQFSGGLLPLTLEMGDLFHPQAVQACAQIFEHAASPMDALNSWNSRKESGS; this comes from the coding sequence ATGCGGCTGTTTGGAATTGAAACAGAGTACGGGATTACCAGGGAAGACCAGGACCTGGTCGATCCGGTCGTGGAGTCGATGGAGCTGGTGCGGGCCCATCTCACTGCTTCGTTCGAGCGGCGCTGGGACTATGGCGGTGAAGATCCGCACGAGGATGCGAGAGGGTTTCGGGTCTCCGGCCTGCAACAAGATAAAGAGGAAGACGAGTTCGCCAAAGTTGATGCCCATCGCCCGTTTTCGTTTCACGAGATGAAAAGCGATCTGGTGCTCCCGAACGGCGCACGTTTCTATAACGACCATACGCACCCTGAATATTCCACGCCTGAATGTCGCACGCTCTTAGCTCTCCTTGCCCATGACCGTGCAGGGGAACGGATTGTTCAGCGGGCGGCAGAACGTCGCAACCATGCGCTGGGTGGAGCCTATGTACAGCTCTACAAGAACAATACGGACTTTCACGGGCATAGTTATGGCTGCCACGATAATTATCTCGTCTCACGGTCGATCCCCTTCCCTTCGCTGACTGCGGGGTTGTTGCCGTTCCTTGTCAGCCGACAGGTGATTGCGGGAGCAGGCAAAGTTGGTGTGGAGGGTCAGGAAAGCGGATTCGTGCCGGGCCAGTATCAGTTATCGCAACGAGCGGATTTTATGGAGACTGATCTGAGCGTTGACACGATGCACAACCGGCCGATTCTGAACACGAGGGACGAACCACACGCGGCCCGGGACAAATATCGACGGCTCCATCTCATCATCGGCGACGCCAATATGTGTGAGTACAGCACGGCGTTGAAAGTCGGGACGACGCAGTTGGTGCTGGAGCTGATTGCGCGAAACGCAGTCCCCGTTGTTGAATTGGAACATCCGGTCACAGCGGTGACACAGCTGTCTCGCGATCAGAATCTGAAGGCGACGGTTCGTCAGAAAAACGGCAGCAGCATCACGGGCCTCGACATCCAAGAGCAGTACTACCTCGCGGCCAAGAAGCACTTGGCCGGTGTTGACCAGGAGACCGATTGGATCCTGCACGAATGGGCCGCCACGCTTCGGTTACTGACCGGTGATCGACGACAACTGGTCGGGCGGATTGACTGGGTCACCAAGCTCTGGCTGTTGGAAACCTTTATGCAGGAAGAACGGATCGGGTGGAATGATCCCTGGTTGGCGAGTTTGGACTTGGAGTACCACAATATGAATCCGGATCGTGGACTCCTCCTGGGGCTTGAGGCTGAGGGGAAGGCTTGGCGGATGACCTCTGAACAGGATGTCGACTCAGCCCTGGCGACTGGTCCGGCCGATACGAGGGCGGGGATTCGCGGCCTCTGCATCAGACGGTTTCCGGATCAGATCAAATCCATGCAATGGGAGCGTATACAGTTCAGCGGCGGGCTGCTTCCGCTGACATTAGAGATGGGCGATCTCTTTCATCCGCAGGCGGTGCAGGCCTGCGCGCAGATATTCGAGCACGCGGCATCTCCGATGGACGCGCTGAATTCATGGAACAGCAGAAAGGAATCAGGATCATGA
- a CDS encoding pyruvate ferredoxin oxidoreductase, with the protein MYNVAQVIDEKCVAKKGCRLCIMYCPEANCLDLNPGKMVAEVFIDRCKGCELCVIVCDAAKHYAITMQAVSATGKLMSQKGESAALGQAYQG; encoded by the coding sequence ATGTATAACGTTGCGCAAGTCATCGATGAGAAATGCGTGGCCAAGAAGGGATGTCGGCTCTGCATCATGTATTGTCCTGAGGCCAACTGCCTCGACCTCAATCCGGGGAAAATGGTGGCCGAGGTCTTCATTGATCGCTGTAAAGGTTGTGAACTCTGTGTGATCGTCTGCGACGCGGCCAAGCATTATGCCATCACCATGCAGGCAGTCAGCGCCACCGGAAAACTGATGTCGCAAAAAGGCGAATCCGCCGCACTGGGGCAGGCTTACCAAGGCTAA
- a CDS encoding AAA family ATPase, with protein sequence MSDRRPADQQDPEPNGKTEAAANQSTRAGTDPLELIEQCLASFPDGDPRQKILYKLRHAVILGQAAQQQREVEFKKVADVIAKLTAPANRVGTLLEVPGEGLARILVGGAEYYASVDPRVLVAELKIGAQILVNEAYAVIKILGYDRNGPVLKVAEALADGRLRFEQEMGRQVLILQRSSDLIGVDLKAGDEVRIDSTLHVAIEKLEDRKAKSRLLDEVPAVTWEQIGGQAEAIAAIQKAIEYPLLHAETFQRFKFTQPKGFLLYGPPGCGKTLIGQAAAASLSKLVGESSQGASDEKGGRPPVTRGAFLHIKGPEILNMWLGESERMVRDLFAQARARRSEGALPFIFIDEAESILGTRRASRSFNISSTLVPMFCSEMDGIESLHDVVIILASNRPDLIDPAVLRPGRIDRKIKVSRPNRDSAAAILNVYLTEDLPLDRQWIDQHGGDRKRACADLVEHALSAIFSRIDENRLLSIRLRSGQNKVLYRGDLISGAILASIVQRAKEQAIDRVIAAGGIEQSGMTLDDLVNSVQAEFREGEMLPPDDAAEEWLKLLDHHPEQVVGISSFRRGRQSEEKLINQVI encoded by the coding sequence ATGAGTGATCGCCGACCCGCTGATCAACAGGACCCGGAGCCTAACGGAAAGACGGAGGCTGCCGCGAATCAGTCGACGCGTGCGGGAACTGATCCGCTGGAGCTCATTGAACAATGTCTTGCGTCATTTCCCGACGGCGACCCGAGGCAGAAGATTCTCTACAAGCTGCGCCATGCTGTGATCCTCGGACAAGCAGCCCAGCAGCAGCGCGAGGTCGAATTCAAGAAAGTCGCCGATGTAATTGCGAAGCTCACGGCGCCGGCAAACCGGGTAGGCACCCTGCTTGAGGTGCCTGGTGAAGGCCTCGCGCGGATTCTGGTGGGAGGGGCTGAATACTATGCCTCGGTCGATCCACGAGTGCTGGTGGCCGAGCTCAAGATCGGCGCACAGATTCTGGTCAACGAAGCCTATGCGGTGATCAAGATCTTAGGCTATGACCGTAATGGGCCCGTGTTGAAGGTGGCGGAAGCGTTGGCGGATGGGAGATTGCGTTTCGAGCAGGAGATGGGCCGGCAGGTCTTGATTCTCCAACGATCGAGCGATCTTATCGGCGTGGATCTGAAGGCCGGCGATGAGGTGCGTATCGACTCCACCCTCCACGTGGCGATCGAAAAATTGGAAGACCGGAAGGCCAAGTCCCGCCTGCTTGACGAGGTTCCCGCTGTCACATGGGAGCAGATCGGGGGGCAAGCCGAGGCGATCGCAGCGATCCAGAAGGCGATCGAGTATCCCCTACTCCATGCAGAGACGTTTCAGCGGTTCAAGTTTACTCAACCGAAGGGCTTTCTGCTCTATGGGCCTCCTGGCTGCGGGAAGACCTTGATCGGGCAGGCTGCTGCCGCCAGTCTCTCGAAACTGGTAGGGGAGTCGAGCCAGGGAGCATCCGATGAGAAGGGAGGCAGACCGCCGGTGACCAGGGGGGCCTTCCTCCATATCAAGGGGCCGGAGATATTGAATATGTGGCTGGGGGAATCGGAGCGGATGGTTCGGGATCTTTTCGCCCAGGCCCGGGCTCGTCGGAGCGAGGGGGCATTGCCCTTTATCTTTATTGATGAGGCTGAGTCGATTCTCGGCACGAGGCGGGCATCCCGTTCATTCAATATCTCCAGTACCTTGGTGCCGATGTTCTGTTCAGAGATGGACGGAATCGAATCGTTGCACGATGTGGTGATCATTCTGGCTTCGAATCGGCCTGATCTGATAGACCCAGCTGTCCTGCGGCCAGGGCGTATCGACCGCAAGATTAAAGTGAGTCGGCCGAATCGTGACTCAGCTGCGGCGATTCTCAATGTGTACCTGACAGAAGACCTCCCGCTGGACCGGCAATGGATCGACCAGCACGGCGGAGACCGGAAGCGAGCCTGCGCCGACCTCGTAGAGCATGCGCTCTCCGCGATCTTCTCGCGCATCGATGAGAATCGACTCTTGTCGATCAGGCTTCGAAGCGGACAGAACAAGGTCCTCTATCGGGGCGATCTGATCAGCGGCGCGATCCTGGCTTCGATCGTTCAACGGGCGAAGGAACAGGCGATCGATCGTGTGATTGCAGCAGGCGGGATTGAGCAGAGCGGTATGACCTTGGACGATTTGGTGAACTCCGTGCAGGCAGAGTTTCGGGAGGGTGAGATGCTGCCGCCCGACGATGCGGCGGAAGAATGGCTCAAGCTTCTCGATCACCATCCGGAACAGGTGGTGGGAATCTCGTCGTTCCGGAGAGGGCGGCAGTCCGAAGAGAAATTGATCAACCAAGTAATCTGA
- a CDS encoding ferredoxin oxidoreductase yields MSKERIKISEDLYDIMPSDYQDLVKSATYGKEDRGWKDIGNSKELIEQHSLCAGCPESMAFRYILASLPNPEDTVMVGSTGCTSLVFPMVAVHNIHSLFGNQNAIASGLKRALTVRFPGRTKDVVVLAGDGATVDIGLDMTLQAWFRQEKFTTICFDNELYANTGGQESGLMQKGFVAKMAPVGKLFDKVRLPEIARESGCHYVISCTVSKPSLVEKVVRNAVMIAREIGPTYLQLYTPCILEIGKNSMEGLQEMRDSEKPTERFAYKEFISEPAKELLAELAAKDKEKKAAAKQLAAQGA; encoded by the coding sequence ATGAGCAAGGAGCGTATCAAGATTTCGGAAGACCTATACGACATTATGCCGTCCGACTATCAAGACCTGGTCAAGAGCGCGACCTATGGTAAGGAGGACCGAGGCTGGAAGGATATCGGGAACAGCAAGGAATTGATCGAGCAGCACTCCCTCTGCGCCGGCTGCCCGGAATCCATGGCCTTCCGTTACATCCTGGCCTCTTTGCCGAACCCCGAAGACACAGTCATGGTCGGCTCCACCGGTTGCACCAGCTTGGTGTTCCCCATGGTCGCCGTGCACAACATTCACTCCCTCTTCGGTAATCAAAACGCCATCGCTTCCGGCTTGAAGCGCGCCTTAACCGTCCGTTTCCCTGGCCGGACAAAAGACGTCGTCGTGCTCGCCGGCGACGGCGCCACCGTCGATATCGGCCTCGACATGACACTGCAAGCCTGGTTTCGCCAAGAGAAGTTCACCACGATCTGTTTCGATAACGAACTGTACGCCAATACCGGCGGCCAGGAGAGCGGCTTGATGCAGAAGGGGTTCGTCGCGAAGATGGCCCCGGTCGGAAAGCTTTTCGACAAGGTCCGTCTGCCGGAAATCGCTCGCGAATCAGGCTGTCATTACGTGATCTCCTGCACCGTCAGTAAACCATCGCTTGTTGAGAAGGTGGTCCGGAACGCGGTCATGATCGCGCGCGAAATCGGCCCGACCTATCTCCAGCTCTACACGCCCTGCATTCTCGAAATCGGGAAGAACAGCATGGAAGGGCTCCAGGAAATGCGGGATTCTGAGAAGCCGACCGAGCGGTTCGCGTACAAGGAATTTATCAGTGAGCCAGCCAAGGAACTGTTGGCGGAGCTGGCTGCCAAGGACAAGGAAAAGAAGGCCGCTGCGAAGCAGCTCGCCGCGCAAGGGGCCTAA
- a CDS encoding proteasome subunit alpha has translation MGMQGDFYQLLKEQGYTLGSSGQAGTGHALTNATTILAFKYRDGVLVAGDRRATAGNMVMYDRTDKVLEIDRHSVMAIAGVPATAYEMVRILEHSFKYYRRTQLQELSFDGKLRAVSKLLKENVPAALAGTGAVVPVFAGYDMDQGSAKIYFYDILGAEFEGVEYAVSGSGSPTIRGILHYLNTWGEQPLNALPQEQAMVQALRLLASAAEFDSATGGVNREASLYPVIKLITGAGVQTVLDATLKPLYESQVVRYV, from the coding sequence ATGGGGATGCAAGGTGATTTCTATCAACTACTCAAAGAGCAGGGCTATACATTGGGAAGTTCAGGCCAGGCCGGGACTGGTCATGCGCTCACGAATGCCACGACGATATTGGCCTTCAAATATCGCGATGGTGTGCTGGTGGCGGGAGATCGTCGTGCGACCGCCGGCAATATGGTGATGTACGATCGCACGGATAAGGTGTTGGAGATCGATCGCCACAGCGTGATGGCGATTGCCGGCGTTCCGGCGACCGCCTATGAAATGGTGCGAATCCTGGAACACTCTTTCAAATATTACCGGAGGACGCAATTACAAGAATTAAGTTTCGACGGCAAACTTCGCGCGGTCTCGAAGCTTTTGAAGGAGAATGTGCCTGCGGCATTGGCCGGGACCGGCGCGGTCGTCCCGGTGTTCGCCGGCTATGATATGGACCAGGGTTCAGCAAAAATCTATTTCTACGATATTCTCGGGGCGGAGTTTGAAGGAGTGGAATATGCTGTGTCCGGGTCCGGTTCCCCCACGATCCGGGGGATCTTGCACTATCTGAATACATGGGGTGAGCAGCCCCTCAATGCGCTACCTCAAGAGCAGGCGATGGTGCAGGCCTTACGATTGCTCGCAAGTGCAGCGGAATTCGATTCGGCGACAGGAGGGGTCAATAGGGAAGCGAGTCTCTACCCTGTCATCAAGTTGATCACTGGGGCCGGTGTGCAGACCGTACTGGACGCGACATTGAAACCCCTCTACGAATCGCAGGTGGTGCGCTATGTATGA
- a CDS encoding 2-oxoacid:acceptor oxidoreductase family protein produces MIKKRLNVRMSGLGGQGAVTAAHVLAMAANRDGKFSISNPFFGAEKRMAPAESYCRIGIERIYDRGELVFPDVIQVFHPQVITMGKSYTMPFYSGVKEGGLVIINSDQPLLSDEDIQRLKDLNVALFYIAGTELAIEVAGTELSTNMAMLGSVAGITKCVSMDALDGALQERFGKKFVASGGTASLDEAIKKKFAKKEMLLAKNLATVKAAYDIASEWADKNKYELRVGNPAVAA; encoded by the coding sequence ATGATCAAGAAAAGACTGAACGTCCGAATGTCGGGATTAGGCGGACAGGGCGCCGTCACCGCCGCGCATGTCCTGGCCATGGCTGCCAATCGCGACGGCAAGTTTTCGATCTCCAATCCCTTCTTCGGCGCCGAAAAACGCATGGCGCCGGCGGAGAGCTATTGCCGGATCGGCATCGAACGGATCTACGACCGTGGCGAGTTGGTGTTTCCCGACGTCATCCAGGTCTTTCATCCCCAAGTCATCACCATGGGGAAGAGCTATACCATGCCCTTCTACTCCGGCGTGAAGGAAGGCGGGCTGGTCATCATCAACTCCGACCAGCCTCTTCTGTCTGACGAAGATATCCAGCGGCTGAAGGATCTCAACGTCGCATTATTTTATATCGCAGGCACTGAGCTCGCCATCGAGGTGGCCGGCACCGAGCTCTCGACGAATATGGCGATGCTTGGATCGGTTGCAGGCATTACCAAGTGCGTGTCGATGGATGCCCTGGACGGCGCCTTACAGGAACGGTTCGGGAAGAAGTTCGTCGCCTCCGGTGGAACCGCCTCCCTGGACGAAGCGATCAAGAAGAAATTTGCCAAGAAAGAAATGTTGCTGGCCAAGAACCTGGCAACGGTGAAAGCGGCTTACGACATCGCCAGTGAGTGGGCCGACAAGAATAAGTACGAGCTACGGGTCGGTAATCCCGCCGTTGCAGCCTAA
- a CDS encoding carbon monoxide dehydrogenase, producing the protein MSQYRVLPGPEHFLPPAAASMGIYLPNPGEAHINGVIVPEEKAYEEAAKQFLMAKVPTLFPGPLVLWAWNEKAAKKATAIRHLYNTLKECVQPGQTPMLIPMPDYRPKYPKINPEVEINPNHPNLTIWHNKIDCCMFIGVHCHQANLSLKIIRGGTSCYTIAMCAQAGHEDAMLSFRDASVEKIMKLAEWVRKLKGTVQPRLTSAKSGASN; encoded by the coding sequence ATGAGTCAGTATCGCGTCCTTCCAGGCCCGGAACATTTTCTTCCTCCAGCGGCGGCAAGTATGGGCATTTATTTGCCAAACCCTGGGGAAGCTCATATCAACGGCGTCATCGTCCCAGAGGAAAAGGCCTACGAGGAAGCGGCGAAACAATTTCTCATGGCCAAGGTGCCGACCCTCTTCCCCGGCCCCTTAGTCCTATGGGCCTGGAACGAAAAAGCGGCCAAGAAAGCCACCGCCATCCGCCACCTGTACAATACGCTCAAGGAATGTGTGCAGCCGGGGCAAACGCCCATGTTGATCCCGATGCCGGACTACCGCCCCAAATACCCCAAGATCAACCCTGAAGTCGAGATCAATCCCAACCATCCGAACCTGACCATCTGGCACAACAAAATCGATTGCTGCATGTTCATCGGGGTCCACTGCCATCAAGCGAATTTGTCGCTCAAAATTATTCGAGGCGGCACGTCTTGCTACACGATTGCCATGTGCGCGCAAGCCGGCCATGAAGATGCCATGCTCTCGTTCCGTGACGCATCGGTCGAAAAGATTATGAAACTGGCCGAGTGGGTGAGAAAATTGAAAGGGACAGTCCAACCACGGCTGACATCAGCCAAAAGCGGAGCCTCAAATTAA
- a CDS encoding class II aldolase/adducin family protein translates to MLTAIGDVMRRAYERGWITTRDGNISMRKREGKYLYITPSGWRKTIVHPEHVVRLEIMEDPVTHKLIPNVRDGQSPSGELWMHWNLQRDSKRTRTVVHVHATHIVAAIYAGVDLQKISAEFPEIARYTRVGPTVPTLPALSRELADATAECLGLKHDGMLAFDIVGQSNHGVCAVAQDPWAAYEHIERLDHVCEIVLKSGVAALASTQPAGC, encoded by the coding sequence ATGCTGACGGCAATTGGCGACGTGATGCGGCGGGCGTATGAACGGGGATGGATTACGACCAGAGACGGCAACATCAGTATGCGAAAGCGAGAGGGGAAGTATCTCTATATCACGCCTTCAGGTTGGCGGAAGACGATTGTCCACCCGGAACATGTCGTGCGACTGGAGATTATGGAAGACCCGGTGACGCACAAGCTGATTCCGAATGTCCGTGATGGACAAAGTCCTTCGGGCGAGCTGTGGATGCATTGGAATTTGCAGCGTGATTCGAAACGCACCAGGACGGTCGTGCATGTGCATGCGACTCACATCGTGGCTGCGATATATGCGGGCGTCGATCTGCAGAAAATTAGCGCCGAGTTTCCCGAAATTGCCCGCTATACGCGTGTGGGACCGACCGTGCCGACGCTGCCGGCGCTGTCTCGTGAATTGGCCGACGCAACGGCAGAATGTCTCGGGTTGAAGCATGATGGGATGTTGGCTTTCGATATTGTGGGGCAATCCAACCACGGGGTCTGTGCCGTTGCGCAGGATCCATGGGCCGCCTATGAGCACATTGAACGGCTCGACCATGTCTGTGAGATTGTTCTCAAGAGCGGTGTGGCGGCACTCGCCTCCACTCAACCAGCAGGCTGTTGA
- a CDS encoding ferredoxin oxidoreductase, whose amino-acid sequence MADTHSVIGTKNKKGQTFTDTWTMMHEAPRTPSFYTGSEVIKEALRRASCDVMIAYPITPQSEAAALIGELFAEGYIGDYFRGESEFAVMSQCAGAAFGGARVFTTTAGPGTMRAMENFPMWAGARLPIQMIVTCRGINSPLSIQPDTLEISYLLNTGMLVWHAETAQDFFDWILKGYMVSEEPDVHLPLALCCDGFFVTHTKDVVNLTPADMCLPPYDPYRSPVPCMDMECPPVRMMRDPFVMKSNYISYATHASWQQEVWAAVERSRKHTIKWINGLIETENTDAEVVIVSSGTAVSQGREAIRLLEDEGIRCGLVKIKALRPWPGEEIREATKNAKYIVVPEFNVTGWLAKEIRASIPNSDRLNAGPRVCGGMTMPPEIIVSEIKNLLGMRAMSLAGRGS is encoded by the coding sequence ATGGCAGACACACACTCAGTCATCGGCACAAAAAATAAAAAAGGGCAGACGTTTACCGATACTTGGACAATGATGCACGAAGCGCCCCGCACGCCGTCGTTCTATACGGGCAGCGAAGTCATCAAGGAAGCACTCCGACGGGCCAGTTGTGACGTCATGATCGCCTACCCGATTACACCACAGAGCGAAGCAGCCGCCTTGATCGGCGAACTCTTTGCCGAGGGTTACATCGGCGACTACTTCCGCGGCGAAAGCGAATTCGCAGTCATGTCGCAATGCGCAGGAGCGGCCTTCGGCGGAGCCCGGGTATTTACGACGACGGCGGGGCCCGGCACAATGCGCGCGATGGAGAACTTTCCGATGTGGGCCGGCGCACGGTTGCCGATTCAAATGATCGTCACCTGTCGTGGCATCAACTCGCCGCTGTCGATCCAGCCTGACACTCTGGAGATTTCATATCTTTTGAACACCGGTATGCTCGTCTGGCATGCGGAAACCGCACAGGACTTCTTCGATTGGATCCTCAAAGGCTACATGGTGTCGGAAGAACCTGATGTCCACCTACCTTTAGCCCTCTGCTGCGATGGATTCTTTGTGACCCACACGAAGGATGTGGTCAACCTCACCCCAGCCGACATGTGCCTTCCACCCTATGACCCATACCGCTCCCCCGTGCCCTGTATGGATATGGAATGCCCGCCAGTCCGAATGATGCGCGACCCGTTTGTCATGAAGAGCAACTACATCAGCTATGCCACCCACGCATCCTGGCAGCAAGAAGTCTGGGCGGCAGTGGAACGGTCCCGCAAGCACACGATCAAGTGGATCAATGGATTGATCGAGACAGAAAATACCGATGCCGAGGTCGTCATTGTCTCCTCTGGTACAGCAGTGTCACAGGGTCGTGAAGCCATCCGGCTCCTCGAGGATGAAGGTATCCGTTGCGGTCTGGTCAAGATCAAGGCTTTGCGGCCTTGGCCGGGCGAGGAAATCCGTGAAGCCACAAAGAACGCCAAGTACATCGTCGTCCCGGAGTTCAACGTGACCGGGTGGTTGGCAAAGGAAATTAGAGCCAGCATCCCCAACAGCGATCGTCTGAACGCCGGTCCGCGTGTCTGCGGAGGCATGACGATGCCACCGGAAATTATTGTTTCCGAGATCAAGAACCTGCTCGGCATGCGTGCCATGTCGTTGGCCGGTCGTGGTAGCTGA
- a CDS encoding proteasome accessory factor PafA2 family protein, translating to MLNRIFGLETEYGLLVNHDRPDHSPTWFAHKIRDHLFHVQRRGVLDLHHRGHDEPPGNGGFLTNAGRMYLDMGHLEWASPECESLTDVVAADRAGDQLLQDVIQDLGLADMVSLIKNNVDHETDATFGSHENYLVSRRFPFTRHGLGPLVTFLVTRQIFTGAGRVGTAGPQDAWIQRDRLIVPRGTNYRHTQQPLLPFQISQRADYIVNDFFEWVQQNRAIVNTRDEPLADPNQYRRIHLLLGDSNMAEVATALKLGTTGLVLQLIEEGHAPLDLEIHEPVETMQELSQDQGRQWIVRLDSGKSISAIDIQEAFVAAAQAHYRGQDEETDWVLDQWEAVLQDLRGDYQALVGRVDWASKLWLLETFRETEQMTWADPALKSLDLEYHNLHQGKGLYYGLMEEGRVPRLTTDKAIALSMDHPPRNTRAFGRGELIRHLLACEHPGEPVDPESEARFSPSYVINWSIFQLRGHTPFPMPDPFKTYVQEVRAHLQTT from the coding sequence ATGTTGAACCGTATTTTCGGACTTGAAACCGAATACGGACTCTTGGTGAATCACGACCGGCCTGATCATTCCCCCACCTGGTTTGCCCACAAGATCCGAGACCATCTCTTTCACGTCCAACGGCGAGGCGTTCTCGACCTGCACCACCGGGGACATGATGAACCGCCGGGCAACGGAGGATTTCTCACCAATGCTGGGCGCATGTACCTCGACATGGGACATCTGGAGTGGGCTTCACCGGAGTGTGAATCGCTCACTGATGTGGTCGCTGCCGACCGTGCAGGCGATCAGTTGCTGCAGGATGTGATTCAAGACCTTGGTCTGGCCGATATGGTCTCGTTGATCAAGAACAATGTGGACCATGAAACCGACGCGACCTTTGGATCGCATGAAAACTACCTCGTGTCACGCCGGTTCCCCTTTACCAGACACGGCCTCGGACCGTTGGTGACCTTCCTGGTTACCAGACAGATTTTTACGGGGGCCGGACGTGTCGGCACGGCTGGTCCCCAGGATGCCTGGATTCAGAGGGACCGGCTCATTGTGCCGAGAGGAACCAACTATCGCCACACGCAGCAGCCTCTCCTCCCGTTTCAGATTTCTCAGCGTGCAGATTATATCGTCAATGACTTCTTCGAATGGGTGCAGCAGAATCGCGCCATTGTGAATACCAGAGATGAGCCGCTGGCTGACCCGAATCAATACCGCCGAATTCATCTTTTGTTGGGCGATTCCAATATGGCTGAGGTGGCAACGGCGTTGAAGTTAGGCACGACAGGACTGGTCCTTCAACTGATCGAAGAGGGCCATGCGCCACTCGACCTTGAGATCCATGAACCGGTGGAAACTATGCAGGAATTGTCGCAGGATCAGGGTCGACAATGGATCGTTCGGTTGGACTCAGGGAAGTCGATTTCTGCAATCGACATTCAGGAGGCGTTTGTTGCTGCGGCGCAGGCGCATTATCGGGGGCAAGACGAAGAGACTGATTGGGTGCTCGATCAATGGGAAGCGGTTTTGCAAGACCTCCGCGGAGACTACCAGGCACTAGTCGGACGGGTCGATTGGGCTTCGAAGTTGTGGCTGCTCGAAACCTTTCGTGAGACGGAACAGATGACATGGGCAGATCCGGCCTTGAAGAGTCTGGATCTGGAGTATCACAATCTCCATCAAGGCAAGGGGCTATATTATGGGCTCATGGAAGAAGGGCGGGTTCCACGGCTCACTACGGACAAGGCAATTGCGTTGTCCATGGACCATCCGCCTCGTAACACAAGAGCGTTTGGGAGGGGTGAACTTATCCGACATTTGCTAGCCTGTGAACATCCTGGCGAGCCGGTTGATCCCGAATCGGAAGCACGGTTTTCTCCCTCGTATGTGATCAACTGGTCCATCTTTCAGCTGCGTGGTCACACGCCATTTCCCATGCCGGATCCCTTCAAAACCTACGTACAGGAAGTGCGCGCCCATCTTCAGACAACCTGA
- a CDS encoding ubiquitin-like protein UBact, whose protein sequence is MSYISMPERREGPSNPMPKAPSPSDEGGGPKRPETGSPDKDNLLKRMRKVDPKQAERYRQRTGE, encoded by the coding sequence ATGAGCTACATCTCAATGCCGGAACGCCGTGAAGGGCCAAGCAATCCGATGCCGAAGGCCCCGAGTCCGTCTGATGAGGGCGGTGGGCCGAAACGGCCTGAGACAGGGTCCCCCGATAAAGATAATTTGCTCAAGCGTATGCGCAAGGTTGATCCGAAACAGGCTGAGAGATATCGGCAGAGAACAGGAGAGTAA